One Gammaproteobacteria bacterium DNA segment encodes these proteins:
- the istB gene encoding IS21-like element helper ATPase IstB, whose protein sequence is MIPNASLKERATALKLHGLLSHWEESADAGWVESLIQWEEEERAHRSLERRMKGARLGRFKPLADFDWGWPSRCDRELVSELMRLDFLTEAVNIILVGPNGVGKSTLARNIAHQAVLAGHSVLFTSAGQMLNDLAAQDGDSALKRRLARYARPQLLAVDEVGYLAYSNRHADLLFEIVSRRYEEKSTLVTTNRPFAEWGEVFPNASCVVSLVDRLVHRSEILTIEGESYRLKEAKERQQQQAQRRRAAAKSNKGA, encoded by the coding sequence ATGATCCCTAACGCATCCCTGAAAGAACGGGCCACGGCCCTCAAGCTCCATGGCCTGCTGAGCCATTGGGAGGAGAGCGCCGACGCTGGCTGGGTCGAGTCCCTGATCCAGTGGGAAGAGGAGGAACGCGCCCACCGCAGCCTCGAGCGGCGCATGAAAGGGGCGCGGCTGGGCCGCTTCAAACCCCTGGCCGACTTCGACTGGGGCTGGCCCAGCCGCTGCGACCGGGAACTGGTCAGTGAGCTGATGCGCCTCGACTTCCTCACCGAGGCGGTCAATATCATCCTGGTGGGACCCAACGGGGTCGGCAAATCCACCCTGGCCCGCAACATCGCCCATCAAGCGGTGCTGGCCGGCCACAGCGTCCTCTTTACCAGCGCCGGCCAGATGCTCAATGACTTGGCCGCCCAGGATGGCGACAGCGCCCTCAAGCGGCGCCTCGCCCGCTACGCCCGCCCTCAACTGCTAGCGGTCGACGAGGTGGGGTATCTCGCCTACTCCAATCGCCATGCCGATCTGCTGTTCGAGATCGTCTCCCGCCGCTACGAGGAGAAATCCACCCTGGTCACCACCAATCGGCCCTTCGCCGAATGGGGTGAAGTCTTTCCCAACGCCTCCTGCGTGGTCTCCCTCGTGGACCGGCTGGTACACCGCTCAGAGATCCTCACCATCGAAGGCGAATCCTACCGGCTCAAGGAGGCCAAGGAGCGACAGCAGCAACAGGCACAGCGGCGCCGAGCCGCCGCCAAATCCAACAAAGGAGCCTAA